Within the Paenibacillus sp. AN1007 genome, the region GGTACTCCCTAAGGCCGATGGAAAGTCAAAACTGGATTGGCAGAACTATTGGGTGGAGACGAGCCGTCATCTGTGGACAGATGAAGCCAAGGCTTTCCTCGATCAGCTTGTTGAGCCTGTGCCGGGCCCTTTTCGCGACATTGCCAAACATTCCATTGCTGCCGAGATCGGGAAAATTGCAGTGGAGGATAATGCATCTGAAGTCTCCAGAGATCACTGCATTAAGGGGTATATCATTGCAACACCCAAGCGGGATAACAAATTCCTGGTGAAGTTCCTGGAGAAAAACAAAATCGACTACACTCCCTATCGCCACTTGATGAAATAATCATTCGATGTATTATACAGTATGAACTGGTTGGGAAATAAAACAGTCCAGCTTCGTTAGAAGGGCCACCATTTTGGTTAAATTAAACACATATTAGCTCCGCCTGGTAAGCCTTCTTCGCACATTCAACTTACCCTGCGGGGCTTTTTGACCCATTAGAGAGGATGTTCAATATGAAAATTGCCATTTGCGGAGGAACCGGATTTGTAGGGGGCGCTCTTGTCGATTACTGGCTGCAGGCCGGACATCATGTGAAAGTAATCACTCGTAAACTGCCTGACATGCATAATCCGAGTAAAAACCTTACATATATATCCTGGGAGCAGCTTGAAGAAATGCCGCATGAATTGGAAGGTTTTGATGCGCTGGTGAATCTTGCGGGTGAAACCCTGAATCAGCGCTGGACTACCAAAGCCAAGCTGGAGATTGTCGAATCCAGGGTTACAACAGTGGCGCGGGTTGCCCGGCTGGTGGAAACGCTGAAGCAAAAGCCCGAGGTGGTAGTTCAGGCATCAGCCATGGCGATCTACGGAACTTCCCCTGATGAAACCTTTGATGAGAGCAGTCCGCAAAAATCCATGAATTTCCCTTCCCGGGTTTCGGAACAATGGGAGATTGCCGCTGATGCCATTCAGGATGTAAGACTGGTCAAAATCCGTGTCAGTCTCGTTTTGGGTCATAAAAAAGGCGCATTCCCGTTAATGAAGCTTCCATACATGCTGGGATTCGGCGGTAAAATCGGCAGCGGCAAGCAGTGGACCAGCTGGATTCACATTATGGATATCGTCCGATTAATCGACTTTACCATTCATAACAAAGAAATCTCGGGTCCGGTAAACGCCTCTTCGCCCAATCCGGTAACCAATGATGAATTCGGTCGTACAGTAGGCAAAGTTTATCATCGTCCACACTGGTTCCCTGTACCCGGCTTCCTGATCAAGGCAGTCGTTGGTGAATTGTCGGTTGTCCTGCTTCAAGGGCAGCGCGTTATTCCTCAAAAAGCGCTGGACCACGGCTTTCAATTCACCTTTCCTACGTTGACTCAAGCGCTGGAAGACCTGAAACATCGCGGCTTGTCTGATTAAGCGACTGCACCATCGTGCCATTTTCAATGCCTTCACACCCACACCATTAACAGTGTGAGCGGCACAATACAGTTCATCCTGCTGCCCGATAAATGTAGACTGAATCAGCCAGGATGAACGTATCCCCATCCGTCAATGGATATTCTTTATAAGGTGCCAGCAGTTCGCCCTGAAGCATTGTTCCATTGACTGAGCCCAGATCTTTGATGACATAACCGGACTGGCTTTGGCTCAATTCCACATGAGCTCGGGACACACCTGTCGAGCTGTCTACACACTGAACCATATCTGATGCTCTCCCAATGACAAAGGATGCTCCCTTCACCTCTACACGTTCGCTCCGTTCTCCTTTTTTTAAAGTTCGTTCCAAATAATACTTTGGCTCATGAGCACGTTCATCCTCCAAACCCTTTGCAGCCAGCTGCTGCAGGTTGACTGTTGCTTCTGCAGCAGGACCTGTGTGATCCAGATCAGAAGTCATAACACTCTCCCCACCCTTTTTGCGGGTATGCATTGGATCAGCCCCCTCCTCGCGAGTTGTATTCAATGGCTTTAAGTTTCTAATACCACGGCTGCCAAAATGAGAAGGGGCTGAATCCTTGTATACGGAGCTAACTGTCAAAGACTCCTCGAAATTTTCAATGGTCTTACTCTTGCCTTCTTTAGACTTGCTGTCAGCAGCATTCCAACGCCAGCTCTCCTGATACATTTCCTCGTCAGCTTCAGTCTGCTTATCTCTTTTCCCACCCAAGACCGGTATAGAAAATAATTTATGAACGCCGGATTCATTACGATTACGCGGCCTGCCCGTCCTTTTCCATATCCAGCTCGCCACTGCAATCAGCCCCAGACTTAGCGATACGGACAGAATCAGTTCGTTCTGGCCTGGCTGTTCCATGTAGATGAATCGCCATATTAATGCGATGGCAACCATGCAGCCGAGCCAGACATATGTTGTATGGGAAGAACCGGATGCCGAAATATTTTCTTCTTCATTGCCACCATTTTCCTGCTCCGTATAAACAAACGTAGGGGGCTTTTCCTGTGCAGAGTTTTGTATCAGATTTGCATATCCGGGGCTGCCCAATAAAGATTGTCCCGCTGTTCTCTTTTGTAAAAAGGTATTCGCACGAAGGTCCGTCTCGTCGATCTCGGAATCCAGCTTGATCAATGGTTGACGCTGATTATACTGCAGCTGTTCCGGAACAGCTGTATTTAACTTCAAGCTGACTTCACCTCTCGTTTTCAAATGATCCCCGGCTCCTGAATATACTGCGTTTCCGGCAGATAGCTCCAGCAAAAGTTCATGCAGCTGCTTAATATCCCACTGCTCGTCATTACAAAGCTGCAGCAGACGTTGTATGCCCTCCCCCTGCAGTTCCTGAACATAGGCCATAAGCCTTGTCACCATATTACGGAATAATTGCGGAGTAAGATCCTCCTGCCGTTCATCCATCATGGGCACATAAACCAAACCAAGTTCTCCCTGCTCCATCGTCCCCTGAATGAAAATGTATTCCTCATGCATCCATACATTCCGCGATTCCAGCATGTACGGTCTGCACTCCACAAGAGCATCGACCAATTGGTATAAAAGGTGGTACAGTACCTGCAGACGGATCCGGCCCGACTTTAACGTCTGTGACAGCATCTTGTAACCGGAAATGTCATACTGCAGCGTTACATTCTGATCGATCTCCCTTATGTATAAAGGCAGCATACGAGGAATTGGATTCGAGGATAACATACCAAGCTGTACCCTGCTGAGTTCATCCATACGAAGCCCGTTCACTTTTTCCAAAGTCATAAATGTCCCGCCATTACGTACGAAGTCTCTCGTTAATCCATACATATTTGTTCTCTCCGTTTCTATGTGAACGAGTAATTCAATTAGAACCTCTTTCTGCAAGCCCATAGACAGTTTAAGAAGCCATATAGATCCATGAGCTGACGAATCCAGGCAGCACAGCCAGCATAAAAGGAAACTTTAGTGATTTTTCTTGACTTACGAGTTTAAGAGAACCCATTTTGAAGAAACGGATCAGATTCCATGCCACTGCCCGTATTCGCTTAGCAGCATCTCTGCGAAACAAGAGAATGACTAGTCCGATCACGCCAGCGTACAAGACTGAATACATCATCACATGCAGGCCAAATGTAAATCCAGTCCACGCACCAATCCCCCCGAACAATTTCACATCTCCCGCCCCAACCGCACCGACTGCATACATTAGGAACACCATGCCGAAACCGGCAGCGAATCCGCCTAATGAGAACAGCATGCCTTCCCACCCTCCCCATACAAGATGGGCTGTCACACCCGCACCCGTCACTGGCAGGGTCAACCGATTCGGAATTTTCATAGAGCGTACATCGGTCACGAATGCCGCCAGAAGATATACACCACAGGCCATATAAAACCATCCCACCTATATCATCTCTCCTTATTTTCTGGATGCTGCAGTAAACGAATCTTCCGTCTGAGCACCTTCCGCTGTCTCCACAACAAAAATCCATGACCCTTCCGTTGTTCGCGTACCGACAAACCAGGTCCACTCTATGATTCCCTGTTCATCAGCAACCGCCCAGCCGATGTGCTTCGCGGTACTCTCACCTGACTTGTAAAAAATCGTGAGATTCGCCGAAGCTCCCGGTTCTACCTGAACCTTAATCGATGCATAGTTGCCTATAAAAGCCGGGTCCGGCTTGGACAAAATGACTGCAGCCCTCGGGCTGCTGCCACTCCCGTCCTCACCGCCTGTTCCCTCGCCTGTGTCACCAATCCATATCCGTTCTGCCGCAGCAGCCTGAATCCGCAGAGCTTTCCCGAGAAAAGGAACCTTCACAGGCAGCTCGTAACTCAGCTCAAGTCTGAAATAAGGATTCGTTCTACTCTTCAGGTTGGGAACGGATACTCCGTTAACATGAGTCCGCTCTAAATCCAGCAGCGCCGATTCAACAAATGGCTGCAGCAGCGGCTTGACAACAGGATCAAGCACCGTCTCCACTGCTGAGGATTTAATGTTTTGCAGCGGCTCTTCTCCACTTTTCGCTGCCGCTCGTACCCAGTCACTTAACGGTTCTGGTAATAAAGAGGCGTAATCGTCCGCCCATTCCGTCAGAGATAGCTTGGGCCACTTCCATGCCTGCTCTGAACTCTCGCCTCCGGCAGCATCAGAAGGAGCAAATACAAGCGAGACCGGATATACTTTAGTTGACAGCTGTTTTACGGTTTCCCCTGCTGCACTTTGCAGAGCAGTTGAGATTAATGTCATCTGAACGATGAAGATCAGAAACAGAATAAAGAATAGGAAAACAGGCAGAACCAGCGAAGCCTCCAGCACCATGCTGCCCTGCTCTTTTTTAGCTTCCAACATCTGTTCTCGCATCAGCTTCAAGCGTTCCGCTCTACTGATTCGCAAGATTCGATGCTGTATCCGCACACTTGTCCTTTCATCCTCAACCTGAATTTGTTTATCTACCCTGCCTGCAATCAAATCTCTCCACCTGTTCAATAGGAATAATCCGCCTTCCGTTCAATGAACAACCGTCCATCCTCTACTTGATCCGCACTGCCCATGGCAGCACCTATACTTCGTACAACTCCGGGCAGGAACCACAGCTTGATGCTGCTCCGGATCTGCCCGGAAGCATACGTCTGCTTCTCATCCGGATTCACACCCGTATTCAACCGAATCAATGCCAGCATACGTGACATTTTACGTTCATTACTGCTGTGCATGAGCAGGAATAGTCGAAGATGATCCCTATACGTCAGCTCCACTTTAATATATTTGGATAACTCGACACTGCCGTCTTTAGCCAGTTTGACCATATCTTCTACAGCATGCGTAATTCCATATAGTATTGCCGCAGACAGCACAAGAAGCGGATTCCCCAGCTTACTGTTCTCAACTAAACCTTCGGCTGTACGAATGGCCAGACGTATGCCGAAAACCTCCGCATATGCAGCCGCGATGTTACCTGAAGGATTGTGAAAGCCATAAATGATATATTCCAGCTCCTGATTCTCCAGCTTAAACACATCATTAGCATCTCCACTGCCTTCGGTCCAAGAGAACAACTGACCAAAATCCATCGAGTTAAAGTAGGCGAGTGCATACTCATTCTGAAATAACTCATCTCCAAGATCATCCAGCAGCCCAGACATTCCGCCAAACAGATGATCCATCCCCCTCATAGCCTGACCTCCGGAATCGTAAGGATCACTCGCAACGTCAGCCGTTTCCACATTTCCTTTACTCTTCTCATTCAGCTCCAAATTGTCCTCATAGAATTGTTCCAGCTGCTTGAAGGCCTGCTTCGAACCGGAATTCCCTTTTTCAATTCGGGTAAGTATTCGCTTGACTGCTCTCAATTCCCCTTTGGACTGCTTGTCATTCTCTTTGCGCTGCGCATCCGATCCACGCCCGTTCTCAAGCTCCTGCTTACTTTGCGCAATGAGATTGGAAGGACCTTTTCTCCCGAAGGAATCCATGTATTGTTCCACAGTCTGACCAGCCCGTATAACAGCAGGTTTAATCGGAACCCCACTCCTATGTATTACATCACGAAGCTGTGCGTTTAGTTCAATACTGTCTTTTCGCATGTCAGAAAATGATTCATTTTGCGAATGGACACGGGAACTTAAACGATCAAACAAAACATCCTCCCTCACAAGCTCCGAAGCAAGTGAACGTGTACTTTTGACTTCACTGCCGGAACCGGTAGATGGAGCACTCGTTCCAGGCAGAGCAGCGCTTCCCACGTGCTCATAATCGGCATTCTCGGAACGACTTTCTCCTTCTGCAATGACTCGTTTCATCTCTTCATTTATTTGCCGTGCCTCTTCAATCTTGGCCTGTGCTTCCACAAGCTTGGTCTGATGGGTCTGAAGTGCTGGCTGCAGCAGCATGCTGATCTCTGTCACTACATGATTTACTCCTGTCCGGTAACGCCCCAATTCCAATATGTACTGCTGTTCGTTAAAAGGCAGCCCCTCATCTGCCTGCTTCTTGCTTAAGTAATCGGCATAACGTGCCGCAGTTTCTGCTGCGGTATCCGGGGTTTCTTCAAGCATTTCGTCATAGATCATCTGGGCAGGGGATTTCATAATCAAGACGGGGAGCCTCTTGACCTTCTCTGCAGACGCTGCCTGATTGGATATCGCTTCATCCAGCAGTTTCTCGCGTTTGTCATAGAGCTTTTGTAATTTCTTCAGCAGGTCTACCGTATGTGCCGCTTCTTTCATCTCATCCGAGATTGGCTTGAATCGATTAATCACTTCAATCACAAAGTCAACCGGAGCCCTATACTTCATGTCCTCCTGAATCTGACGATTAAAAATATGATACCTGCCCAGTTCACGCTCCATACGTAGTGATGTCGTATCCCATTGAATATCCAGAATCGGGAACCCATCTTTTACAGATGAAGGTTTTACACTATCATTCAATACCTTAGCCATAATCGCATCTCCGCTGCTGTCGCCATACGCAAACAAACCATACTCCCGAAGTGATGTATCATAAGCTGACATAACCGATCTCATTGCAGCATGTGCCATCCGCTCGGCCTGTACCTTGAAAGCTGCCATTCGTGCATAATCAATAAAGATCGCCACAAACATATACACTCCAGCCAAAATTAAGATTATAAACAGCGTGACAGCACCTGATTCACCATCTCTTTTTCGAAACAGCGCCTCCCTCCTCCTCTACTATTTTTTGCTTTTGCCAAAATACTGTATAACTTGTCCCGCTTCTGCAGATAAAGCCGCTGCCTTCCCGCCTTTACCTTTGAACTTCGCACCGTAATACCTTGCCAAATCGACCATTCGAATGAATTCGACTGGTTCCACAACTGCGGATGAGCCCTGTGTGAGCACACCGCTGCCTGAATTGAATAAAAATGAGGGCAGAGGCAGAAATATGACCTGCTCAAGCCTGGTTGTGACCTTCCGCTGGATCAATGTATTTTGATACATCATTGTGCCTTTCATGGCTGAAGGCATATGACTGGAGGCTTGAATTAACTTTTTTTCTGAAAGATTACCGTCTTCATATCCAGGTACAGGAACACTAATCTCATTATCCGCTCCTGCCCACCCAAACAATGCACCCAATAGCCGATCGTCTGTTATCCGCCAGTACAAAGGATCATGTTCTCCGGCAGTATACTCCCCAGTCAGTGCTTGTTTGCGGCTGTTATCCCAGCTGTAGGCTGCTCGTTCAGACGCTGCATAGGCGTGCTGGTTCAAAAATGTTTTTTGATACATATACATGGTAAAAAAAAGCAGCAGCACCAGAATAAACAGCAGGATCGGAAAGACCAGGGAAGCTTCAACGGTGAAGCTCCCTTCTTCCTTCCTGAGCTTATTTACCCGGGAAAAATTCATTGCTTTTTGTATCCACTTTGGAAAGCAGACTTGTAATCAATCGTGTAATCTGGTCTTTAAAGATGAGCGCAATAATGATAATTACACCGATGATCAGAATCAGTTCCAGCGTACCCAGACCCTCTTCGTCTTTCCACAATGCGGCTGTCTTGTTCTTCATCACTTCGATCGTGCTGCTTCTCGGTACAAACATCCCAATCCCTCCTACATATTCATCATCATAAAAGCAGGCGCACCGATCATGACCACAATTGTAAAAAAGATCAATACCATCGGAAACACCAGTTTGGAAGAAGCCTTCTCTCCCTTGGCCCGGCTGACCGCCTTGCGTTTCTCCCACAAAACATGTGACAGATCCCGCAGCGCCAATACAAAGTCACCTCCCCCACGCCTTAAATTCAGCAGCACGGTCGTTGTAAAAATCGTCACTTCCTGTACACCACAGCGGCGGCTGAACTGCTCGAAGGACTGCTGGAACGAATAACCGTTATTCCAATCCTCTGCTGCCCTTCGCAGCTCGTTATACAATGGATGTTCCCGTTCGCCCTGGTTGTTCACACAATGAACGATCGCACGCTGCACCGTTTCTCCCGCTCCAACCAGAAGCACAATCCGATTAAGCAGTTCAGGCAGCTCTAAGAGGATATCCTGGTCCCTTCGCTTTACTTTGGTGTCAAGATCTTTATACATTGCAAAGGGTACAGCCATTCCAAGAACAAATCCCCCGACTAATCCTCCTGTACCTACTTCCCCGACAAGTGCAAGCAGGCACCCTGCCAGCATCAGCAGCCATGAGTAGGTCAGCATCTCGGCACAATAGAGCAGCGTTTTCTCACCGCTATGCTGCACGCCGTGCATCTTCTGGATCGCATGCTGCATTCGGAACATGAGCACAGGTAGTCTGCGGCTCATCTCCAACTTGTCCATGATGAACAGAAACGGGCCATGCATTTTTTTAAAACGTATCCCTTCCATATGCAGCTTTCGCAAATGTCTATAGGTTTGCCCCCGGGTTCGATCAAGCATGATCCACCCCGTTCCGAGCACGCCTCCAATGATGAGGGACAGCAGCATCCTTTCATCTCCTCACACTTTGATATCCATAATGCGATGAATCCACAAGTAACAGCAGACCAGAACAGCAAGTGCACCTGTAGAGATGAGATATCCAAGCCCGCTGTATAGCGGCTTCATGAAATCACCCGCCGTCCAGTTGAGAAATAGCAGAAAGATAAACGGTGCTGCAAACATCACCTTGGATTCAAATCTTTTCTGGGCCACGGCGACCATAATATCCTGCTGTATATCCAGCTTCTCTCCTATCACTGCAGAGGTACGGCGGACCACTTCCACCAGATCACCCCCCGTTCGTTTGCAGGTAATAAACACGTCTGCAAAATTGGTGATATCTTCAATCTGTGCACGATCCGAAAAATCCTGGAGCGCCTCTTCAATCGGCTGTCCGTATTCCATCCGTGTCCGCAATATGGTGAATTCCCGAATCAAATCCGTATCTGCTTCCGGATTCAACATTCGCAGGTCTTCAACCGATTCCTTAAACCCGTTCTCTACTGATTTTCCGGCCGCCAGCGCGGAAGACAGTGCATAAAGGGCTTGTTTGAAATGCAGACTAAGCGTCATTCTTCTCCGTTCAAGAAGCACCTTTGTCCAAAACCTCGGTACCCATATACACCCTGCAGCCAGAACAGCTCCTGCAAGCCAGTGATGATAAAAAAGCAAACCAACACCAAAGAACAATAGACCGCTGACCAGCATGCACACCAGACGCTGTTTGGAACCAAGTGCATATACGGTATAATCCGTCAAAACCTGCCTCCCTCGCTCCACACTGCACCTCCTCCCCATGATGTCGTTTCGTAAGCGAGATACGGATAACACTATCAACGACTTCAGCCAACGATTTTTCACTCAATACTGTTGTTATAAGATTTCAATTTCATTTTCTTCAACCTCTTGTTCGTTCTGCTGCTTATTATACTGCTCATTCACCTGCGACTCTCGCCCGGCGATTTGTTCCAGATATCCATCAAGCCATTGTCCAAGTCCAGCCATCCGAACTTTATCCACGTTCATTAGTCTCCCCGTTCCGATTAGTCCACCGATAATGCGCCCTTCCCGCTCCTCGTCTTCTTGAAAACGAAACAAAGGGTTCAGCACCACTTCCCCATGCTGCATACCAATCACTTCACTGATTTCCGTCACTCGCCTTGATCGGTCACGAAGGCGGGAAAGATGTACAAAAATATCGATAGCTGAGCCGATCTGCTGCCTCACAACGGTAATTGGAAGTTCCGCACCACTGAGTACCATCGTTTCAAGTCTGCTCATCATGTCCTGGATCGTATTGGCGTGCCCCGTTGACAAGCTTCCATCATGGCCAGTATTCATCGCCTGCAGCATATCCAGTGCCTCAGATCCCCTCACTTCTCCAATAATAATCCGGTTCGGACGCATCCGCAGGGAAGTTCTGATCAAATCCCGGATAGAAATTTGTCCTTTCCCCTCCGTGTTGGCGTTTCGGGTTTCCAACGAGACAAGGTTAGGGACCGTCACAATCTGCAGCTCTGCCGAATCCTCAATCGTAATAATCCGTTCATCAACAGGTATGAATTGGGCTAGAGCATTCAGAAAGGTCGTTTTCCCTGACCCTGTTCCACCTCCGATAAAAATGTTATACCTGCTCCGTACTAACTGTTGCAACAACACGGCAGCTTCCTGGTGCAGAGCCCCTTTCTCAATCAGTTCCGACATGCTCATCGGTTCGTGCGGGAATTTCCGGATTGTCATGGTTGGACCTTTAAGCGCAATGGGCGGCAGGACAATGTTGACCCGCGAACCATCCTTCATGCGCGCATCGACAATAGGAGAAGATTCATTAACAATTCGGTTCACCTGAGATACGACCATCTGTATAATATCCTCCAGCCGTTCTCTGGACTCAAACTGCTGCGGAATCCGCCTGACTTCCCCTTCCTTCTCTACAAAAATTTCCTGATGACTGTTGATCATAATCTCTGTAATATCGGGGTCATCAACCAGAGGCTGCAGCATATCCAGTCCGCGAAAAGAATCAAATAATCGCTGTATCAAAGCATGACGTTCACCCGAAGTCATATCTTTTAGATTCGGATCACCAAGGACCTTCTTCTCGATTCCCTGCCACAGTTCCTCATCGCCAGCCGATGAAGTCAGATCCAGTGATGCACGTATTTCCCTGCGCATGGCTTGAAATTGCTGTTCGCGCTCTCTGATATGCCCGAAACGTGAATGTTCTGTCATAGAACCCACGATCCCTGTTGAGGAGTCTGCCCTGTCTGCCGCCGCTCTTCTCCCTCAGCTCGAAACAGCAGTGCACACAATTTCTTCACTTCACGCTGAAAGATGGGCGAACTCAGCATAACCTCCGCCTGATTGAGCTGCTTCCAGGAAGGAATATAAGGCAGGACTGCATCCACTTGCAGATCAGCCCTTGGTAAAGGAT harbors:
- a CDS encoding ATPase, T2SS/T4P/T4SS family; the encoded protein is MTEHSRFGHIREREQQFQAMRREIRASLDLTSSAGDEELWQGIEKKVLGDPNLKDMTSGERHALIQRLFDSFRGLDMLQPLVDDPDITEIMINSHQEIFVEKEGEVRRIPQQFESRERLEDIIQMVVSQVNRIVNESSPIVDARMKDGSRVNIVLPPIALKGPTMTIRKFPHEPMSMSELIEKGALHQEAAVLLQQLVRSRYNIFIGGGTGSGKTTFLNALAQFIPVDERIITIEDSAELQIVTVPNLVSLETRNANTEGKGQISIRDLIRTSLRMRPNRIIIGEVRGSEALDMLQAMNTGHDGSLSTGHANTIQDMMSRLETMVLSGAELPITVVRQQIGSAIDIFVHLSRLRDRSRRVTEISEVIGMQHGEVVLNPLFRFQEDEEREGRIIGGLIGTGRLMNVDKVRMAGLGQWLDGYLEQIAGRESQVNEQYNKQQNEQEVEENEIEIL
- a CDS encoding TIGR01777 family oxidoreductase: MKIAICGGTGFVGGALVDYWLQAGHHVKVITRKLPDMHNPSKNLTYISWEQLEEMPHELEGFDALVNLAGETLNQRWTTKAKLEIVESRVTTVARVARLVETLKQKPEVVVQASAMAIYGTSPDETFDESSPQKSMNFPSRVSEQWEIAADAIQDVRLVKIRVSLVLGHKKGAFPLMKLPYMLGFGGKIGSGKQWTSWIHIMDIVRLIDFTIHNKEISGPVNASSPNPVTNDEFGRTVGKVYHRPHWFPVPGFLIKAVVGELSVVLLQGQRVIPQKALDHGFQFTFPTLTQALEDLKHRGLSD
- a CDS encoding type II secretion system F family protein, with amino-acid sequence MLLSLIIGGVLGTGWIMLDRTRGQTYRHLRKLHMEGIRFKKMHGPFLFIMDKLEMSRRLPVLMFRMQHAIQKMHGVQHSGEKTLLYCAEMLTYSWLLMLAGCLLALVGEVGTGGLVGGFVLGMAVPFAMYKDLDTKVKRRDQDILLELPELLNRIVLLVGAGETVQRAIVHCVNNQGEREHPLYNELRRAAEDWNNGYSFQQSFEQFSRRCGVQEVTIFTTTVLLNLRRGGGDFVLALRDLSHVLWEKRKAVSRAKGEKASSKLVFPMVLIFFTIVVMIGAPAFMMMNM
- a CDS encoding A24 family peptidase, which gives rise to MGWFYMACGVYLLAAFVTDVRSMKIPNRLTLPVTGAGVTAHLVWGGWEGMLFSLGGFAAGFGMVFLMYAVGAVGAGDVKLFGGIGAWTGFTFGLHVMMYSVLYAGVIGLVILLFRRDAAKRIRAVAWNLIRFFKMGSLKLVSQEKSLKFPFMLAVLPGFVSSWIYMAS
- a CDS encoding type II secretion system F family protein gives rise to the protein MERGRQVLTDYTVYALGSKQRLVCMLVSGLLFFGVGLLFYHHWLAGAVLAAGCIWVPRFWTKVLLERRRMTLSLHFKQALYALSSALAAGKSVENGFKESVEDLRMLNPEADTDLIREFTILRTRMEYGQPIEEALQDFSDRAQIEDITNFADVFITCKRTGGDLVEVVRRTSAVIGEKLDIQQDIMVAVAQKRFESKVMFAAPFIFLLFLNWTAGDFMKPLYSGLGYLISTGALAVLVCCYLWIHRIMDIKV
- a CDS encoding DUF6382 domain-containing protein codes for the protein MYGLTRDFVRNGGTFMTLEKVNGLRMDELSRVQLGMLSSNPIPRMLPLYIREIDQNVTLQYDISGYKMLSQTLKSGRIRLQVLYHLLYQLVDALVECRPYMLESRNVWMHEEYIFIQGTMEQGELGLVYVPMMDERQEDLTPQLFRNMVTRLMAYVQELQGEGIQRLLQLCNDEQWDIKQLHELLLELSAGNAVYSGAGDHLKTRGEVSLKLNTAVPEQLQYNQRQPLIKLDSEIDETDLRANTFLQKRTAGQSLLGSPGYANLIQNSAQEKPPTFVYTEQENGGNEEENISASGSSHTTYVWLGCMVAIALIWRFIYMEQPGQNELILSVSLSLGLIAVASWIWKRTGRPRNRNESGVHKLFSIPVLGGKRDKQTEADEEMYQESWRWNAADSKSKEGKSKTIENFEESLTVSSVYKDSAPSHFGSRGIRNLKPLNTTREEGADPMHTRKKGGESVMTSDLDHTGPAAEATVNLQQLAAKGLEDERAHEPKYYLERTLKKGERSERVEVKGASFVIGRASDMVQCVDSSTGVSRAHVELSQSQSGYVIKDLGSVNGTMLQGELLAPYKEYPLTDGDTFILADSVYIYRAAG
- a CDS encoding DUF2621 domain-containing protein; this encodes MISNAYTQLLTNSSPSNWFMNTIAFWTFVLLGSMCIGGFFMMRKFLKVLPKADGKSKLDWQNYWVETSRHLWTDEAKAFLDQLVEPVPGPFRDIAKHSIAAEIGKIAVEDNASEVSRDHCIKGYIIATPKRDNKFLVKFLEKNKIDYTPYRHLMK
- a CDS encoding TadE/TadG family type IV pilus assembly protein, with protein sequence MNFSRVNKLRKEEGSFTVEASLVFPILLFILVLLLFFTMYMYQKTFLNQHAYAASERAAYSWDNSRKQALTGEYTAGEHDPLYWRITDDRLLGALFGWAGADNEISVPVPGYEDGNLSEKKLIQASSHMPSAMKGTMMYQNTLIQRKVTTRLEQVIFLPLPSFLFNSGSGVLTQGSSAVVEPVEFIRMVDLARYYGAKFKGKGGKAAALSAEAGQVIQYFGKSKK
- a CDS encoding Flp1 family type IVb pilin is translated as MKNKTAALWKDEEGLGTLELILIIGVIIIIALIFKDQITRLITSLLSKVDTKSNEFFPGK
- a CDS encoding pilus assembly protein, yielding MNRWRDLIAGRVDKQIQVEDERTSVRIQHRILRISRAERLKLMREQMLEAKKEQGSMVLEASLVLPVFLFFILFLIFIVQMTLISTALQSAAGETVKQLSTKVYPVSLVFAPSDAAGGESSEQAWKWPKLSLTEWADDYASLLPEPLSDWVRAAAKSGEEPLQNIKSSAVETVLDPVVKPLLQPFVESALLDLERTHVNGVSVPNLKSRTNPYFRLELSYELPVKVPFLGKALRIQAAAAERIWIGDTGEGTGGEDGSGSSPRAAVILSKPDPAFIGNYASIKVQVEPGASANLTIFYKSGESTAKHIGWAVADEQGIIEWTWFVGTRTTEGSWIFVVETAEGAQTEDSFTAASRK